Proteins encoded within one genomic window of Candidatus Zixiibacteriota bacterium:
- the wecB gene encoding UDP-N-acetylglucosamine 2-epimerase (non-hydrolyzing), translated as MKTRPTVISIVGARPQFIKLAPLAPVLAGRFNHLILHTGQHYDREMSEVFFKQLHIPKANRNLNIGGGGHGAMTGAMLAAIEKYLLQTRPDFVLIYGDTNSTLAGAVAAAKLSVPVGHVEAGMRSFVKDMPEEINRRLSDHASDLLFCPTAAAVKNLKAEGIKKNLIRSGDLMFELLHRRRATIKKNNRPLKKHGLQPGQYLFMTVHRAANVDCRDNLEKLLAIIEQAPLPILLPLHPRTRARLGRFRLLKRLERCDRVVLERPMSYLDTLTAAACAQAVLTDSGGLQKEALFLGTPVLTLRDETEWVETLHQGNRLVGLDPDKILRSLRRLPKVPRISYRINGKAPSTIITSSIDRYLSGK; from the coding sequence ATGAAAACCAGACCGACTGTCATATCAATCGTGGGAGCCCGTCCGCAGTTTATCAAACTTGCCCCGCTGGCTCCGGTACTTGCCGGGAGATTCAATCATCTTATTTTGCACACCGGCCAGCATTATGACCGCGAGATGTCGGAGGTATTTTTTAAACAACTGCACATCCCCAAAGCCAACCGTAATCTGAACATCGGCGGGGGCGGGCACGGCGCTATGACCGGCGCGATGCTGGCGGCGATAGAAAAATACCTGCTGCAAACCAGGCCGGATTTCGTGCTTATTTACGGCGACACCAACAGCACGCTTGCCGGTGCGGTGGCGGCGGCCAAACTCTCGGTTCCGGTCGGTCATGTCGAGGCGGGGATGCGTTCGTTCGTGAAAGATATGCCCGAGGAAATCAATCGCCGTCTCTCCGATCATGCCAGCGATCTGTTGTTTTGCCCCACCGCGGCGGCGGTAAAAAATCTGAAAGCTGAGGGAATCAAAAAGAACCTGATTCGCTCCGGCGATCTGATGTTCGAACTTCTCCACCGTCGGCGAGCTACGATAAAAAAGAATAATCGGCCGCTCAAAAAGCACGGACTTCAACCCGGTCAATATCTGTTTATGACCGTTCATCGGGCGGCCAACGTCGACTGTCGCGACAACCTCGAAAAACTCCTTGCTATTATCGAACAGGCGCCGTTGCCGATCTTGTTGCCGCTTCACCCGCGCACACGAGCCCGTCTTGGCCGGTTCCGCTTATTGAAACGTCTCGAACGATGCGACCGGGTTGTTCTCGAACGCCCCATGAGCTATCTCGACACCCTCACCGCCGCCGCCTGTGCGCAAGCCGTCCTGACCGACTCCGGCGGCCTGCAAAAAGAGGCGTTGTTCCTCGGTACGCCGGTTCTGACTCTGCGCGATGAAACCGAATGGGTCGAGACGCTTCATCAGGGCAACCGCCTGGTCGGCCTTGATCCGGATAAAATTCTCAGGTCACTACGTCGTTTGCCGAAGGTCCCGAGAATTTCGTACCGAATTAACGGCAAAGCCCCCTCGACGATCATTACCTCATCCATCGACCGATACCTCTCGGGTAAGTGA
- a CDS encoding lipid II flippase MurJ, with the protein MSARARTAVLSVAAVLVVSRLLGFVREMVIADKFGTSAQYDLYLIALILPALAYGVINFASYYLFVPFITRKLEQQPELSDAAASWRNLWPAINLTHLLSLAITLGIVLTAPLIMKIWGRDYDAEQFARIVWFSRLTAVMVLLGTSEAFMRAYLNVRKIYSYPAAGYIVFNLTSILSILLLHHQLGVAAVAVGLVGGLFLQNVYLSLRLAGFHPLSGFRAVIWSDESRAFIGTASILLLIELINRSYFLADRYVAPGFGEGVVSALNYCQVLVQLPESILGFAIGAVVFPMFSASASANQRERFAETYRTAVNSALLFAVPLAVFMYLYAEPLVRLLFQRGAFDAESARVTSELFRPYIPAVLALFVVSTSVRACYGAGWGKTVLLFAAVMLLVKFAATGILPLWFGYQGISAATSLAHLGMALMLMILTIRRSAAVAGRRIGFDILRLLASGATAFVVTLLVDSYLLCRLDESSLLALIIKLIISAAVVLASFVSGGLIFGVKRVFADYIALRQGSQT; encoded by the coding sequence ATGAGTGCCCGCGCCAGAACAGCGGTGCTGTCGGTGGCCGCCGTGCTTGTGGTTTCCCGCCTGCTCGGTTTTGTGCGTGAAATGGTTATCGCCGATAAGTTCGGCACCTCGGCGCAATACGATCTTTACCTGATTGCGCTCATTCTCCCGGCGCTCGCCTATGGCGTGATAAATTTCGCATCGTATTACCTGTTCGTGCCGTTCATTACCCGCAAGCTCGAACAACAACCGGAGCTGTCAGATGCGGCTGCCTCCTGGCGCAATCTCTGGCCGGCGATCAATCTCACCCATTTACTTTCGCTGGCGATCACGCTCGGTATTGTTCTCACGGCGCCATTAATCATGAAAATCTGGGGCCGTGATTACGACGCCGAACAATTCGCCCGGATCGTCTGGTTCAGTCGCCTGACGGCCGTGATGGTCCTGCTGGGGACGAGTGAAGCGTTCATGCGGGCTTATCTCAATGTTCGGAAAATCTACTCCTATCCAGCTGCCGGGTATATCGTTTTCAATCTGACTTCGATTCTGTCGATTCTGTTGCTGCATCACCAACTGGGCGTGGCGGCCGTGGCCGTCGGCCTGGTGGGCGGCCTCTTTCTCCAGAACGTTTACCTCTCCCTGCGTTTGGCCGGTTTCCATCCGTTGAGTGGATTTCGCGCGGTGATCTGGTCGGACGAAAGCCGCGCTTTTATCGGCACGGCGTCGATCCTGCTGTTGATAGAACTGATCAACCGTTCTTATTTCCTGGCCGACCGTTACGTAGCGCCGGGATTCGGCGAGGGAGTAGTCTCGGCTCTTAACTACTGCCAGGTGCTGGTGCAACTTCCGGAGTCGATCTTGGGTTTTGCCATCGGCGCGGTGGTTTTTCCAATGTTTTCCGCTTCGGCCTCAGCCAACCAGCGCGAAAGGTTTGCCGAGACTTACCGTACTGCCGTCAATTCCGCCCTGCTGTTCGCCGTGCCGCTGGCGGTGTTTATGTACCTGTACGCCGAACCGCTGGTCCGTTTGTTGTTTCAACGGGGAGCGTTTGATGCCGAGTCGGCGCGGGTTACTTCGGAACTTTTCCGACCTTATATTCCGGCCGTATTGGCGCTGTTCGTGGTCTCGACCTCGGTGCGGGCCTGTTACGGCGCCGGTTGGGGTAAAACGGTGTTGTTGTTCGCCGCGGTCATGTTGCTGGTAAAATTCGCCGCTACCGGTATCTTACCGCTCTGGTTCGGCTACCAGGGCATTTCCGCCGCCACTTCGCTGGCTCATCTCGGCATGGCGCTGATGCTGATGATCTTAACGATCAGACGAAGCGCTGCCGTTGCCGGCAGACGTATCGGTTTCGATATCCTTCGCCTGCTCGCCTCCGGAGCGACCGCGTTTGTCGTGACCTTGCTTGTCGATAGTTATCTTTTATGTCGGTTGGATGAATCCTCACTGCTTGCTTTGATAATCAAGCTCATCATCTCCGCCGCCGTGGTTCTGGCGAGTTTCGTCTCCGGCGGTTTGATATTTGGTGTCAAACGGGTTTTTGCCGATTATATTGCCTTGCGTCAGGGTTCGCAGACCTGA